caccagtggctCGGGTTGAGACAATAAGGATGATCATGGCGCTTGCGGCTTCTAGAGGATGGGAGATCCACCACCTTGACGTAAAGACTGCGTTTCTCCATGGAGAATTGAAGGAGGAAGTGTTTGTGGTTCAGCCAGAAGGATTTGTAGTTAAAGGTCAAGAAGAAAAGGTTTATAAACTCAAGAAAGCACTTTATGGTTTGCGTCAAGCACAAAGGGCCTGGAATATAAAGCTAAACCAGATCTTGCGAGGTCTGAACTTTCAAAGATGCTCGAAGGAGCCTTCACTGTATCGAAAGGAAGAAAACAAGAGTCTACTTGTCGTGGTTGTTTATGTAGATGATCTATTGGTTACTGGATCATCACTTGAAGTAATACAAGAGTTCAAGAGAGAGATGGCTACTaaatttgagatgagtgatcTTGGCAAGTTGACTTATTACTTGGGGATAGAAGTTTATCAAGGAGAGAATGGTATTGTCTTAAGACAAGATCGGTACGCACGGAAGATTCTTGAGGAAACGGGAATGAGCTCGTGTAATCCTACACATGTACCAATGGAGATGAATGCCAAATTCTCAAAGTCACCTGATGATAAGGACATTGATGCAAGAGAGTATCGACGGAGCATTGGCTGTCTAAGATACCTACTACACACACGTCCTGACCTTTCATTCAGCGTGGGCGTGCTTAGTAGGTATATGCAAGAACCTAAGGAATGTCATGGAGCTGCTCTAAAGCAAATCTTGAGGTACCTGCGTGGTACATGCTCTCTTGGTCTTCGGTTTAAGCGTGGTGGTAACTTGAAACTGGAAGGTTACAGTGATAGCTCGCATAATGTGGACAATGATGATGGGAAAAGCACTACAGGCCATGTTTTCTACCTTGGAGATAGTCCTATAACTTGGTGTTCAACAAAACAAGAGATTGTGGCGTTGTCAAGCTGTGAAGCAGAGTTTATGGCTGCTACTGAAGCAGCAAAGCAAGCCATTTGGCTTCAAGAACTGCTAGGAGAAGTCCTCAATGAAGTTTGCAAGCGAGTAATGATCAGAGTCGACAACAGATCAGCAATAGCACTCACAAAGAATCCTGTGTTTCATGGTAGAAGCAAACACATACATAGGAGGTTCCATTTTATTCGAGAGTGTGTGGAAAACGAGCAAGTAGAAGTTGATCATGTGCCCGGAAGTGAACAGAGAGCTGATATACTAACCAAATCACTTGGAAGGATCAAATTCAAGGAGATGAGAAACTTGATTGGAGTTGAGGATATGAATGAAGTTGAGCTCAAGCTTatgggggagaatgttggagtAAGCTTGAAGTAACTTGAGATTGAAGCTACCTAATCCTATTGAGTTATGGAAATCTATAAGGATTAGGAAATATTGAAATATGTTAAACCTATTGTGTTTAGGAAACTTTGATTCctatatataagaagatgtcAAGATGTGACATTGCTTATGAGTTTTAGGTTATTGATTTGATATTGTGATTGTGATCTGAATTGAGTGAATAAGAGAAGGACTTCTTATTAAACTTGTTTGTGTGATTCTATACTTGTCTCCAAGGTTCCCAAGACATGGAGACTATAATGGGGTCTCAATTTGGCAGGCTATTTGAGTTGCATGTTGCTCGTTGCCACAACTCTGCGAAGGTGATAAACAGCTTTCTCTGCCCAGATTCTGACCGTTCGCAAGTATGAGCTTTGGTTCCACTTTGCGACTCGTCCTCTTCGCTTCTCACTGGATGAGTTTCAACaagtatttgatttttaatggatattaatttttagtatttgattttctTTGAAGCTTTACTTATATCCACATTTTTCGGATTGTATCATCGAATAATTTAGCGGAAAATGCCCGCCCTACTGAAAAAGATCTCTAATGAAAATACAAACCTcatcaataatatttaaaaaaaaaaaacagttttgtttagttgaaaattgtatttttgacTAAAGTAAACCTGTTTTTGCAACTTCGTTTACTCAGTCAAACAAATGATTGGTTGGTCAATTAATTATTTCTTCCCTTTTTAAACTGTATCTATCGTAATACTATGGTACATTGTGTTGTGTATCATAATGTCATgtgtgttttaacttttaactaaaagtaAAAAAGTGTTGCTATGGACTTCCAATATGCTATGTAAAATGTTATTATGAATCACCTAGAGCTTTGTTATACACACACATAAGTTGAGATTTACTTTGATAGATTCAAACTGCAACAAATTAATGTTAAACCATCATAATCAATCTTTTCAGATCATTTCTTTCTTGGGTCAATGATCTTCTTCAGACTCATCATCACAAGAAACCTCCTCGTCAATTCGTCCCATCACGGCAACACATCTATAATTCCTCCGGCGATCCAACGGGAACGATTGTCTCGTCGCCGTTGTAAGCTGTCCACCACCTGTCAGGCAGCCTTGATCACGTGCCGGGGACGATAAGGTAAAGCTTCTAGGAAGGGCGGTGCTAGGTGGATCGCAGATTTGGAAGTTCCCTGAAAGCTGACCAAAACCAGAAGATCCACCGCCGGTAAGGATTCCGGTACCGGAACATGACGTAATGCTGCGTATGTAGGCGTCACGTGCCATGATCAAGATACGGAAAGGAGCCTTCACTAACCATACAAAGctgttttctttctctttgcTTCCTCCTTTCATTATTGGATCCATTTTCAAGAAATGAGATtcaaaaatatagtaatatatatacatataaaccttatattatataaagttatatGTAATCAAAAGCTCAAAGATGTCAAGACAGTTAGACAGGATCAAAGATAAGACAAAGTCCAGTTAAATTATAAATGAGTTTCAAACAAAAGTTACGAATGTGATATATCTTTAAATGTGTCTAGTTGGGTGATTAAATACATTTTCTTGTAATAAGACGTTAAAATTTGCTAATGTGTTGTGGGAAACTCATATCTACTCTACCTCATAAAATATGAACACCAATTTCATGCTGGATAAATTTTTAAGAGATGCCGGTTAGTACATCATGATGACTTCATTTCACCTACTTTATTTGAATGTCATTGCTTAGTGTTATATGCTCGGCTCGGTCCATATATGATTTTGGCCCAATGTATACCCAAAATTGATTAGCATCGTTGTTTGTAGACAACTCTAATCAACTATCCCAAAgacgatttttttttgataaccacCGTGAGATCCGGCGATCGAGGTCAATAGACTTATTTTACGAGGCCCGCAACAGCCATGTATTCTTATCATTTAAAGTAGTCCGGGTGGCCAATGACTATTTACTTATGTGTTATCGTCGTATTCATTTTCAACAATAAAAGATGACATAACTTGGCATCCaatttaattatgacatgtacAATTTTCcgttataaaattttatgttttgaaaaattGTTTCTTAAAGCTAATAACTCTAATGTAATATTAAAGTAAattgtatatacaaatattaatattgttATGTATAAATACTAATTCATATATCATCACTACTTTTTTTAATATGTCACATtagtaaaaattaaactaaatagAATTACAATATAAAACTATACTAGCTTAAGCGCGGGttcttttgttataacaaattttgatataaattagtATTTTGTGATTGTCTtacattattatgttacaaagtcgaattatataaaagaactaattttaaataaaattatataattcatgaatTACTTTATTTGAAATTCGGTATAAATCTTATGTATTTCTCTCGTACGCATGGGTATTTTACATGGACcccaaaaaccaaaccaaaatcaacTCGAAAATACTGGTTCACACCAGGTCCAGAgaaaaaaacgtatttttttgGAAATGCGGGTCTCTGTTAGCGTCTGAGACCTACCCAAAATCCGTTTGAGAGCAAAAGTACCCAAAATGTTTGTGTATATTAGATATATTTGTGTATTTTGGATATGTTTTtggtatacatatatttttgagtttttggtttgaatttgcGGTTATAGTTTTGGATTTCgagtaaaaattcaaattttaaaaatatatttttgggtaTTCAGATacaattttgggtatttttttgGTTCCTCGGTCAAATTTCGAGTATAATTTTAGGTCTTTTGagtattttctgatttttcgggtatttgtttagattttggatatttttcgtGTTTcgattatttttatgtttatcgaGTTTTATTTGAGTCCTAAATATCTGAACGGATCCATACACGTTACGtacaaaaaataacatatattttatagatatttgaATTATAGAGTCCAAAACCATCCATATCCGAAAAAAACCGATCCAAacccaaatattgttttttctaAATACCTAATTAGGTCCAAAAACCCAGACCTAGCTAAATTCATTGAttcgttttataaaattttgagtgGAAAATACTTTTCAGGTTTGATCAATAATGTTTAATAGGACATgactcatttatattttaaaagttgatcttgtaagaaaattttgatctaATAGAGGAGGATAGTATATATGACAATGGCCCCTACATATTGAAATTTTGGTGccctttatatgtatatatgttaaattgaAGGAAGTTGATTTAAGTAAAATAACTATTTGAAACATTCCATATATGGTGTTATGATCTTATTAAAGTGGGTGAGATTTATTTAAATGTTAGAAGATATTATTTGGTTGCTATATAATAAGagataattattaatatttagttgTATACAATAGGTTagactaaaaaataaataggtGCAACAACTttgtataagtagattttttaggactccttctcttttaatagtattgatatcaacttatatattatattttgtataaataaatgTCTActatcaaaattatttgtaagtgtgatttaacaaatataaaactaaatcaatataaatcagataatttttttgttgatagtTAAATGactgaaattttatttaattttataagttaTTAGGTtaattatcaaattaattttcacaaatttaactaaaacacacaaaaatctaaactttttaagagtttagatatttaaatatatacatatttagaCTAGGAAATAAGAGacatatttaaaatgaataaccgttaaatataagataaaatatatattcttataaaatttaattctaattttattgcatttaaaaataaaatttaagtaGTTATACAAGactatatataataacatatatatggttttattttttccaaaccaataaagttaaaataaaaaaaaatcaaaaaatcaaaaaataaactaacgcaaagaaaataaaataatataaaataatatcgtaattaaattattatttttgtgcaCCATACATACAAACGTTTAGTTCACACTACAAAGAGATAAGTGAATCCTATAGTACTTCCGTGACATGTTACAAAGATGATACAAAAAACTAAGTTTATATCTGAAAcaagattatatataataaatttaacatcttattacaagaaaatgaattttaacattttagatTACCAAAATATTATGTACCAAATTCTGTAACTCATTTACACCAAAAATCAAAgcatgtaatattaattttgcgTCTCGAACATCACATGATTTCTAGCTTTTGGTTATGGTATTTTAGGCCCCTTATGAGATGGCAGAATCGCAATTAAAATGCGATTCCATAAGGTTTTTTTGCCAATTAAAAAAGTTGTGGAATGGAAACAAAATGCATCGACAAAAatacaagaatttttttattaagtaaaACATGATTTTAGTTGATTATTTACGAAATCAacattttcatattatttagttatat
The Brassica napus cultivar Da-Ae chromosome A1, Da-Ae, whole genome shotgun sequence DNA segment above includes these coding regions:
- the BNAA01G20990D gene encoding uncharacterized protein BNAA01G20990D; translated protein: MYIYYYIFESHFLKMDPIMKGGSKEKENSFVWLVKAPFRILIMARDAYIRSITSCSGTGILTGGGSSGFGQLSGNFQICDPPSTALPRSFTLSSPARDQGCLTGGGQLTTATRQSFPLDRRRNYRCVAVMGRIDEEVSCDDESEEDH